One stretch of Pararhizobium qamdonense DNA includes these proteins:
- the metA gene encoding homoserine O-acetyltransferase MetA — MPIKIPDTLPAYETLVKEGVRVMTETAAIRQDIRPLQIGLLNLMPNKIKTEVQMARLVGASPLQVEFSLIRLGGHKPKNTPEEHLLAFYQTWDEVRHRTFDGLIITGAPVETLDYEDVTYWNEMSDILDWTHTNVHSTLNICWGAMAAIYHFHGVPKYTLKEKAFGVYRHHNLNPSSPYLSGFSDDFQIPVSRWTEVRRADIEKNPALEILMESEEMGVCFVHEKAGNRLYVFNHVEYDSTSLSDEYFRDVDAGVPIKMPHNHFPHNDPTLTPQNRWRSHAHLLFGNWINDIYQTTSFDLADIGKDRR; from the coding sequence ATGCCGATCAAGATTCCCGATACGCTGCCCGCCTATGAGACCCTCGTCAAAGAGGGGGTGCGGGTGATGACCGAAACTGCGGCGATCCGTCAGGATATCCGGCCGCTGCAGATCGGCCTGCTCAATCTCATGCCCAACAAGATCAAGACCGAAGTGCAGATGGCGCGCCTTGTCGGCGCCTCGCCGCTGCAGGTCGAGTTCTCGCTGATCAGGCTCGGCGGCCACAAGCCCAAGAACACGCCGGAGGAACATCTGCTTGCCTTTTACCAGACCTGGGACGAGGTGAGGCACCGCACGTTCGACGGCCTGATCATCACCGGCGCCCCGGTCGAGACGCTGGATTATGAGGACGTCACCTATTGGAACGAGATGAGCGACATCCTCGACTGGACCCATACCAATGTCCATTCGACGCTCAACATCTGCTGGGGCGCGATGGCGGCGATCTACCATTTCCATGGCGTGCCGAAATATACGCTGAAGGAAAAGGCTTTCGGCGTCTATCGCCACCACAATCTCAACCCGTCCTCGCCTTATCTCAGTGGCTTCTCGGATGATTTCCAGATCCCCGTCTCGCGCTGGACCGAGGTGCGCCGCGCCGATATCGAGAAAAATCCGGCGCTGGAAATCCTGATGGAATCGGAGGAAATGGGCGTCTGCTTCGTACACGAAAAGGCTGGCAACCGGCTCTATGTCTTCAACCATGTCGAATATGATTCGACCTCGCTCTCGGACGAATATTTCCGCGACGTCGATGCCGGCGTGCCGATCAAGATGCCGCACAACCATTTTCCCCATAATGATCCGACGCTGACGCCGCAGAACCGCTGGCGCAGCCACGCCCACCTGTTGTTCGGCAACTGGATCAACGATATCTATCAGACGACATCCTTTGATCTCGCCGATATCGGGAAGGACAGACGCTGA
- a CDS encoding DUF4345 domain-containing protein, which translates to MPSLAYQISPADFRQRRLLQATIAILAMLPVFAGLGGLVMGPAFLGEKMPPVDLSSHVRFLSGLFFAFGIAWYSCIPAIETKAARIRLLAILTFAGGLARLVSLIADGVPSAGHLLGLGMELVVVPCLVFWHGRVSALSQGRG; encoded by the coding sequence ATGCCCAGTCTTGCCTATCAGATCAGCCCGGCCGATTTCCGCCAGCGGCGCCTGTTGCAGGCGACCATCGCCATACTTGCGATGCTGCCGGTGTTTGCAGGACTGGGCGGCTTGGTGATGGGACCGGCATTTCTCGGGGAAAAGATGCCGCCTGTGGATCTCAGCAGCCATGTGCGGTTCCTCTCCGGGCTTTTCTTCGCCTTTGGAATTGCCTGGTACAGCTGCATTCCCGCAATCGAGACGAAAGCGGCGCGGATCCGGCTTCTGGCGATCCTGACTTTTGCCGGCGGGCTGGCGCGGCTCGTATCGCTGATTGCAGATGGCGTGCCTTCGGCGGGGCATCTTTTGGGGCTCGGCATGGAGCTTGTGGTCGTGCCCTGCCTGGTCTTCTGGCACGGCCGCGTTTCGGCCTTGAGCCAGGGCCGGGGCTGA
- a CDS encoding GGDEF domain-containing protein — MAKAIHRFQSGTDVLALQMDALYKAAPASVLTIFGGLIAISAYWSPQAKTGLLIWFFCICAPAAAYAVGAMARRSGHPKGWGPVAWSHISKAIFLISGLAWGIGGAWMLSIGDHSQTLVICCVVMGAITCTFPNVVYEPAHFLFQVPILATFTITLAASDVEFGGLLAIAAALLCLALVVMARAVGSQLTLALHLSLENKQLAEDLAERGAALERANRQLSVEALTDPLTGMANRRQLMNFIRTNAGRTALLIADIDHFKSYNDSFGHVDGDICLVLVAGALQNAIRPGKDLAARLGGEEFAVILSDLSQDEAIAVAERVRGNVQALIDAHPRQIRRPVTISIGLAYRSSERDKTHANLMEEADTALYEAKNSGRNRVSAHASPSGDLPGAAPARA; from the coding sequence ATGGCCAAAGCCATACATCGGTTTCAAAGCGGGACGGATGTGCTCGCGCTGCAGATGGACGCGCTTTACAAGGCTGCACCGGCATCGGTGCTGACCATCTTCGGCGGCTTGATCGCGATATCAGCCTATTGGTCGCCGCAGGCGAAAACAGGGCTGTTGATCTGGTTTTTCTGCATCTGCGCCCCGGCTGCCGCCTATGCCGTCGGCGCCATGGCCCGTCGAAGCGGCCATCCCAAAGGCTGGGGGCCGGTCGCGTGGTCGCATATCAGCAAAGCTATTTTCCTCATCTCCGGTTTGGCCTGGGGCATCGGCGGCGCCTGGATGCTCAGCATCGGCGACCACAGCCAGACGCTGGTGATCTGCTGCGTGGTCATGGGCGCGATCACCTGCACCTTTCCCAATGTCGTCTATGAGCCGGCTCACTTTCTTTTCCAGGTGCCGATCCTGGCGACTTTCACCATCACGCTTGCCGCCAGCGATGTCGAATTCGGTGGCCTGCTCGCGATCGCCGCAGCCCTTCTGTGCCTTGCCCTGGTGGTGATGGCGCGGGCCGTGGGATCGCAGCTGACGCTCGCCCTGCATCTATCGCTGGAAAACAAACAGCTCGCGGAGGATCTGGCCGAACGCGGCGCCGCCCTGGAGCGGGCCAACCGGCAGCTCTCCGTCGAAGCGCTGACCGATCCGCTGACGGGCATGGCCAACCGCCGCCAATTGATGAATTTCATCCGCACCAATGCCGGCCGCACGGCACTTTTGATCGCCGATATCGACCATTTCAAATCCTATAATGACAGCTTCGGCCATGTCGATGGTGATATCTGCCTGGTGCTGGTGGCGGGCGCCCTGCAAAACGCCATCCGGCCCGGAAAGGACCTTGCCGCCCGCCTCGGCGGCGAGGAATTCGCCGTCATCCTCAGCGATCTCTCGCAGGACGAAGCGATCGCCGTGGCCGAGCGGGTCCGCGGCAATGTCCAGGCGCTCATCGATGCACATCCGCGCCAGATCCGCCGCCCGGTGACGATCAGCATCGGCCTTGCCTATCGCAGCAGCGAGCGGGACAAAACCCATGCGAACCTGATGGAGGAAGCCGATACCGCCCTCTATGAGGCCAAGAATTCCGGCCGCAACCGCGTCTCCGCCCACGCTTCGCCATCAGGCGATCTGCCCGGTGCAGCCCCGGCCCGCGCATGA
- a CDS encoding ImmA/IrrE family metallo-endopeptidase has product MTAVTKEWQKIKQADRETVAKHLNELPVKLGALAKDLGIDVKLSSLPLNVSGQIAKTPTGFEIKINRHESRQRQRFTLAHEIAHFLIHRDVIERMGGTLTDSVLYRSGASESIEYEANRLASQIVMPEHALRAAYSRFGENISESAVELLAEEFGVSKAAMEIRMAA; this is encoded by the coding sequence ATGACAGCGGTAACAAAAGAGTGGCAAAAAATTAAACAGGCAGATCGGGAAACCGTGGCGAAGCATCTGAATGAGCTGCCGGTAAAGCTTGGGGCCCTAGCAAAAGACTTAGGGATAGATGTAAAGCTTTCGTCTCTCCCGCTTAACGTTTCAGGGCAAATTGCAAAAACGCCGACTGGATTTGAGATTAAAATCAATAGGCATGAAAGCCGCCAACGTCAACGCTTTACACTAGCGCACGAGATTGCTCATTTCCTCATCCACCGGGACGTCATAGAGCGGATGGGTGGGACACTTACGGACAGCGTGCTTTACAGGTCCGGCGCGTCTGAAAGTATTGAATACGAGGCAAACCGCCTAGCGTCCCAGATTGTCATGCCCGAGCATGCCTTGAGAGCGGCATATTCGAGATTTGGCGAAAACATTAGTGAGAGCGCGGTTGAACTCTTGGCAGAAGAGTTTGGGGTGTCGAAAGCCGCAATGGAAATTCGCATGGCAGCTTAG
- a CDS encoding beta family protein: MAVEVSNLNYVPTLAVRSSEMNGLERLPSASKDRLQPNFLLAPWPNATELMRSIDRINKAFPARSFFLDIDRDYQITNIEVLSQQQWLELQDPANCFANWVRFIETVPNASPCLQITGLSRAEIVNQIIAFQEMGRTYALRIELQRFPSNLSEAIAALNEVGSADYVVIVDGGWIADTQPSRLRIANLITTQLSGVDAQIPFVVSYTTIPKGFAEVEGADFTAFDNREFLAELGHLTNRQRITYGDWGSTRPREHGMASRPKPRIDLALRSGWLSARNKSEDWDFDDAAQVVMNSQQWEQVAGLGVWGEFMIRQTAISPSLGINSPQKNVSVRVNLHLHIQGFYNDGDIRGINLDEQWED, encoded by the coding sequence ATGGCAGTTGAAGTGTCTAATCTGAATTATGTCCCAACGCTCGCGGTGCGATCGAGCGAAATGAACGGCTTAGAGAGGCTGCCTTCGGCTTCGAAAGATCGACTTCAGCCAAACTTCCTACTGGCCCCATGGCCCAACGCCACCGAGTTAATGCGGTCTATCGATCGCATTAACAAGGCATTTCCAGCACGTTCCTTCTTCTTGGATATCGATCGAGACTATCAAATCACGAACATCGAGGTTTTGAGCCAGCAGCAATGGCTTGAGCTTCAGGACCCTGCAAATTGTTTTGCGAACTGGGTGCGATTCATCGAAACCGTACCGAACGCCAGCCCTTGCTTGCAGATCACAGGTTTGAGCCGCGCAGAGATTGTGAACCAAATTATAGCTTTCCAAGAAATGGGGAGGACATATGCTCTCCGAATTGAACTTCAGAGGTTTCCTTCAAATCTCAGCGAAGCTATAGCGGCCCTCAATGAGGTTGGTTCCGCCGATTACGTGGTAATCGTCGATGGCGGCTGGATCGCTGATACGCAGCCCTCTCGCCTGCGTATTGCTAATCTTATTACAACACAGCTTAGCGGTGTTGATGCCCAGATCCCATTTGTTGTCTCCTATACAACCATTCCAAAGGGGTTCGCTGAGGTCGAGGGAGCTGACTTCACGGCCTTCGACAATCGTGAATTTCTCGCGGAACTCGGTCATCTTACGAACCGGCAGCGCATTACCTACGGTGACTGGGGCAGCACCAGGCCCCGTGAACATGGCATGGCGAGCCGTCCAAAACCTCGTATCGATCTTGCATTGCGTAGTGGGTGGCTATCTGCCCGAAACAAGTCTGAAGACTGGGATTTTGATGATGCTGCGCAAGTGGTGATGAATTCTCAGCAGTGGGAGCAGGTAGCTGGTCTAGGGGTTTGGGGCGAATTTATGATTCGCCAAACAGCTATCAGCCCGTCGTTAGGAATAAACTCTCCGCAAAAGAACGTTTCGGTCAGGGTGAATTTGCATCTGCATATTCAGGGATTCTACAACGATGGCGATATTCGAGGTATTAACCTTGACGAACAGTGGGAAGACTAA
- a CDS encoding ABC-F family ATP-binding cassette domain-containing protein, with protein MAPPILKLDNIFLSFGGTPLLAGANLQVEPGDRICLVGRNGSGKSTLMKMAAGLAEPQSGDIFRHPSTTIRYLHQAPDFDGFDSVRAYAEAGLGPSDDPYRVAYLLEHLGLTGDEDPAQLSGGESRRAALARVMAPEPDILLLDEPTNHLDLPTIEWLEGELIKSRSALVVISHDRRFLEKVSNSTVWLDRGQSRRLNQGFAFFEAWRDKVLEEEEIEQHKLGKEIEREEHWLRYGVTARRKRNMRRLGALQDLRAKHRGHNGPQGSVQATVSDARESGKLVIEADQITKTYGERTIVAPFSIRVHRSDCIGLVGPNGAGKTTLLKMLTGQIKPDSGWVKLGTNLEIATLDQRREDLNLEDTLAHYLTDGRGDNLLVNGEQRHVTGYMKEFLFQPEQARTPIKNLSGGERARLMLARILSRPTNLLILDEPTNDLDIETLDLLQEIVAGFPGTVILVSHDRDFLDRTVTSTIAPANPDAPDGRWIEYAGGYSDMMAQRKGAADEKKRADKAEKARSAPENGTSSAPRTGKGKLSFKQKFALENLPKEMEKAEAQIGKHEQEMADPNLFAKNPSRFSALASELEKLRASIAKMEEEWLELEMLREEIEG; from the coding sequence ATGGCACCACCCATTTTGAAACTCGACAATATCTTCCTGTCCTTCGGCGGCACGCCGCTGCTTGCCGGCGCCAATCTGCAGGTGGAGCCGGGCGACCGCATCTGCCTGGTCGGCCGCAACGGCTCGGGCAAATCGACCCTGATGAAGATGGCGGCCGGCCTTGCCGAACCTCAGTCCGGCGATATCTTCCGCCATCCCTCCACCACCATCCGCTATCTGCACCAGGCGCCCGATTTCGACGGTTTCGACAGCGTGCGCGCCTATGCCGAGGCCGGCCTTGGCCCCAGCGACGATCCCTACCGCGTCGCCTATCTCCTGGAACATCTCGGCCTCACCGGCGACGAGGACCCCGCGCAGCTGTCGGGCGGCGAATCCCGCCGCGCGGCGCTCGCCCGCGTCATGGCGCCCGAGCCCGATATCCTGCTTCTCGACGAGCCGACAAACCATCTCGATCTTCCCACCATCGAGTGGCTGGAAGGCGAGCTGATCAAGAGCCGCTCGGCGCTTGTGGTCATCTCGCATGACCGGCGCTTCCTCGAAAAGGTTTCCAATTCCACCGTCTGGCTCGATCGCGGCCAGTCGCGCCGCCTCAACCAGGGCTTTGCCTTCTTCGAGGCCTGGCGCGATAAGGTGCTGGAGGAAGAAGAGATCGAACAGCACAAGCTCGGCAAGGAGATCGAGCGCGAGGAACATTGGCTGCGCTATGGCGTGACGGCACGGCGCAAGCGCAACATGCGCCGCCTCGGCGCGCTGCAGGACCTGCGCGCCAAGCATCGCGGCCATAACGGCCCGCAAGGCTCGGTCCAGGCGACCGTGTCGGACGCCCGCGAATCCGGCAAGCTGGTGATCGAGGCCGACCAGATCACCAAGACCTATGGCGAGCGCACCATCGTCGCCCCCTTCTCGATCCGCGTCCATCGCAGCGATTGCATCGGCCTCGTCGGCCCGAACGGTGCCGGCAAGACCACGCTCTTGAAGATGCTCACCGGCCAGATCAAGCCCGACAGCGGCTGGGTCAAGCTCGGAACCAACCTCGAGATCGCCACGCTCGACCAGCGCCGCGAGGACCTGAACCTTGAGGACACGCTGGCGCATTACCTTACCGACGGGCGCGGCGACAACCTGCTCGTCAATGGCGAGCAGCGCCATGTCACCGGCTATATGAAGGAATTCCTGTTCCAGCCCGAACAGGCGCGCACCCCGATCAAAAACCTCTCCGGCGGCGAGCGCGCCCGCCTGATGCTCGCCCGCATCCTGTCGCGCCCGACCAACCTCCTGATCCTCGACGAACCGACCAACGACCTCGATATCGAGACGCTCGACCTGCTCCAGGAAATCGTTGCGGGCTTTCCCGGCACTGTCATCCTGGTCTCCCACGACCGCGACTTCCTCGACCGTACCGTCACCTCGACCATCGCACCCGCCAATCCCGACGCCCCCGACGGCCGCTGGATCGAATATGCCGGCGGCTATTCCGACATGATGGCGCAGCGCAAGGGTGCTGCCGACGAAAAGAAGCGCGCCGACAAAGCCGAAAAAGCCAGATCCGCACCCGAGAACGGCACGTCCTCCGCGCCCAGAACCGGCAAGGGCAAACTCTCCTTCAAACAGAAATTCGCCCTCGAAAACCTGCCAAAGGAGATGGAAAAAGCCGAAGCTCAGATCGGCAAACACGAACAGGAAATGGCCGACCCGAACCTGTTTGCAAAAAACCCCTCCCGGTTTTCCGCGCTCGCCTCCGAGCTGGAGAAACTGCGGGCCTCGATTGCAAAGATGGAAGAGGAATGGCTGGAGCTGGAGATGCTGCGGGAGGAGATTGAGGGGTAG
- a CDS encoding thiamine diphosphokinase, producing the protein MSKQAFVILMGGPLTPTGRLAAQLSGARVIAADGGMRHASALGLTPELWVGDFDSTPQSLIDAWPEVAREPYPAAKNETDGEIAVATALERGAQKLVLAGALGGERSDHAFMHLLYAARLAEDGIEVLLTSGEEEAYPLLPGSVEIGLPKGSLFSILGLDTLTGLSITGARYPLTDFHLPFGSSRTVSNVAEGTVRVTLSSGRALILARPQDFSGA; encoded by the coding sequence ATGAGCAAACAGGCTTTCGTAATCTTGATGGGCGGCCCGCTGACGCCGACGGGCAGGCTGGCAGCCCAGCTATCCGGCGCCCGCGTGATTGCGGCCGATGGCGGCATGCGCCATGCGAGCGCGCTTGGCCTGACGCCCGAACTCTGGGTCGGCGATTTCGATTCCACGCCGCAATCCCTGATCGACGCATGGCCGGAGGTTGCCCGCGAGCCCTATCCCGCCGCCAAGAATGAGACCGACGGTGAAATCGCCGTCGCCACCGCCCTGGAACGCGGCGCGCAAAAACTCGTGCTGGCCGGTGCGCTCGGCGGCGAGCGCAGCGACCATGCCTTCATGCACCTGCTTTATGCGGCGAGACTTGCCGAGGACGGCATCGAGGTGCTGCTGACGTCGGGCGAGGAGGAAGCCTATCCGCTCTTGCCCGGCAGCGTCGAGATCGGCCTGCCGAAGGGCAGCCTGTTTTCCATCCTCGGGCTCGATACGCTGACCGGCCTCTCCATTACCGGTGCCCGCTATCCGCTCACCGATTTCCATCTGCCGTTCGGCTCCTCGCGCACCGTTTCCAACGTCGCCGAAGGCACCGTCCGCGTCACCCTTTCCTCCGGCCGGGCGCTGATCCTTGCCCGTCCCCAAGACTTTTCGGGAGCCTGA
- a CDS encoding MarR family winged helix-turn-helix transcriptional regulator — MDHGHLPLECTAETGDPETSRLRISQSMGRWRTMIGRRVLARLAISNVAPSLEITHLDVLDSIRRAEPEGEVTVGIIAEMMRIDPSRASRIVGEMVTRGALRREASQADARRIIVVMTDTGQQLMAEIQSVKRSVIDSVLADWPEDDVATFSHLFDRFVTSFEQVCTTREKNTV, encoded by the coding sequence ATGGATCACGGACATTTACCCTTGGAATGCACCGCTGAGACCGGAGACCCGGAGACCAGCCGCCTGCGGATCAGCCAATCGATGGGGCGCTGGCGCACCATGATCGGACGGCGGGTGCTTGCGCGCCTTGCCATCAGCAATGTCGCCCCGAGCCTTGAAATCACCCATCTCGACGTCCTCGACAGCATCCGGCGGGCCGAGCCGGAGGGCGAGGTGACCGTCGGGATCATCGCCGAGATGATGCGCATCGACCCCTCGCGCGCCAGCCGCATCGTCGGCGAAATGGTCACCCGTGGCGCGCTCCGCCGCGAAGCCTCTCAGGCCGACGCCCGCCGGATCATCGTCGTCATGACCGACACGGGACAACAGCTGATGGCCGAAATCCAGTCCGTCAAACGCAGCGTCATCGACAGCGTGCTGGCAGACTGGCCCGAAGACGACGTCGCCACCTTCTCCCACCTCTTCGACCGCTTCGTCACCTCCTTCGAACAGGTCTGCACCACCCGCGAAAAGAATACGGTTTAA
- a CDS encoding MDR family MFS transporter produces MDMHVTPAPLVSNPALRLTLFFFLMTALFMATLDNQIVATALPTIVGEFGQMERFGWIGSAYLLATCAVMPLYGKLGDLFGRKYVMLAAVTIFTLGSIACGLAVSMNTLIAARVLQGLGGGGIMVSIFSINADLFEPRERARYQSYSSLVLMASGAVGPVLGGTMSDLFGWRSIFLINIPIGIAVLTGLFFFLPYRRPTRRPTIDYAGALLLAAAVTCVVLLGDGAELFGSLFSLGSLAIVVLGAVCAATWVFVERRAPEPIVPLTLFRNPTFSLMLVISLASGAVGIGMVNYFALYLQTTTGLTPSIAGMLFIMLTGGIVCGSLTAGRLISRSGRYKPFAILSASLTVMSLLIFTQIQPGTPLYIICAIMALHGIGIGFGQQVPIVAVQNIAARGDVGAATGAVTLSRMGGASIAISIYGAIIAAGLARGTTAIPGIEDIEKLTPLVISTLPEATRQLVAESYTAAFLPLFLTAGGIALIALIAAISLKAVRLPQKPV; encoded by the coding sequence ATGGACATGCATGTCACCCCGGCGCCGCTGGTCTCGAACCCGGCCCTTCGCCTGACGCTTTTCTTCTTCCTGATGACGGCTTTGTTCATGGCGACCCTGGACAACCAGATCGTGGCGACGGCGCTGCCGACCATTGTCGGCGAGTTCGGGCAGATGGAGCGGTTCGGCTGGATCGGCTCGGCCTATCTTCTGGCCACCTGCGCCGTCATGCCGCTCTATGGCAAGCTCGGCGACCTCTTTGGCCGCAAATATGTGATGCTGGCTGCGGTGACGATCTTCACGCTGGGCTCGATCGCCTGCGGGCTTGCGGTGTCGATGAACACGCTGATTGCGGCGCGCGTGCTGCAGGGGCTCGGCGGCGGCGGCATCATGGTGTCGATCTTCTCGATCAATGCCGACCTGTTCGAGCCGCGCGAGCGGGCGCGCTACCAGAGCTATTCCAGCCTGGTGCTGATGGCGTCGGGCGCCGTCGGCCCGGTGCTTGGCGGCACGATGAGCGACTTGTTCGGCTGGCGTTCGATCTTTCTCATCAATATTCCGATCGGCATTGCGGTGCTGACCGGCCTGTTCTTCTTCTTGCCCTATCGCCGCCCGACGCGCCGTCCGACCATCGATTATGCCGGGGCGCTGCTTCTGGCTGCCGCCGTGACCTGCGTCGTGCTTCTCGGCGATGGCGCCGAGCTGTTCGGATCGCTGTTTTCATTGGGCAGCCTGGCGATTGTTGTGCTGGGCGCGGTGTGCGCGGCGACCTGGGTGTTCGTCGAGCGCCGCGCGCCGGAGCCGATCGTGCCGCTGACGCTGTTCCGCAACCCGACCTTCAGTCTCATGCTGGTGATTTCGCTGGCGAGCGGCGCCGTCGGCATCGGCATGGTCAATTATTTCGCGCTGTACCTGCAGACGACGACCGGATTGACGCCGTCGATCGCCGGCATGCTGTTCATCATGCTGACCGGCGGCATCGTGTGCGGTTCGCTGACGGCGGGACGGCTGATTTCACGCTCGGGCCGTTACAAGCCGTTTGCCATCCTCAGCGCCAGCCTGACCGTCATGTCGCTCCTGATCTTCACGCAGATCCAGCCGGGCACGCCGCTCTACATCATCTGCGCGATCATGGCGCTGCATGGCATCGGCATCGGCTTTGGCCAGCAGGTGCCGATCGTCGCGGTGCAGAATATTGCCGCGCGTGGCGATGTCGGGGCGGCCACCGGCGCCGTCACCCTGTCGCGCATGGGCGGCGCCTCGATCGCCATCTCGATCTATGGCGCCATCATCGCAGCGGGCCTGGCGCGGGGAACGACCGCGATCCCAGGGATCGAGGACATCGAGAAACTGACGCCGCTGGTGATTTCGACGCTGCCGGAGGCAACGCGCCAGCTGGTGGCTGAGAGCTATACGGCCGCTTTCCTGCCGCTGTTCTTGACGGCTGGCGGCATCGCGTTGATCGCGCTGATTGCGGCGATCAGCCTGAAGGCAGTGCGGCTGCCGCAAAAGCCGGTTTGA
- a CDS encoding LysR family transcriptional regulator has product MNELNSRRLEIDALRALAAIRQHGGITRAAAALGLSQSAVSHKIKRLEISLDCELLCRKSTGPAFTAAGDDLLDYASRILGLHDEALLSLSKTPLAGRLALGLTEDTACTDLARILGRFRRLHPNVAVRTKVRMSLVLRAMLERGELDAAIIQVFDHEVRSADVVLYREGLHWVKHPDLALPQDGPIPFLSFDDECFYRQWALDIGQDDAVLETIFECSSAAGIVSAVNAAMGVALLSDRHIRGEMHIVTERLPRPPSLTYVVRRARKSRNPALDSLVGEIERDTTRHGGLALAG; this is encoded by the coding sequence ATGAACGAACTCAACAGCCGCCGGCTGGAGATCGACGCATTGCGGGCGCTTGCCGCGATCCGCCAACATGGCGGCATTACCCGGGCAGCCGCCGCTCTGGGGCTCTCGCAATCTGCCGTCAGCCACAAGATCAAGAGGCTGGAAATCAGTCTCGACTGCGAGTTGCTGTGCCGCAAGTCCACAGGTCCGGCGTTCACGGCGGCGGGCGATGACCTGCTCGACTATGCCAGCCGTATCCTCGGCCTGCACGACGAGGCTTTGCTCAGCCTGTCGAAGACCCCGCTGGCGGGGCGGCTTGCCCTCGGCCTCACCGAAGACACGGCGTGTACGGACCTTGCCCGGATTCTCGGGCGGTTTCGCCGTCTGCATCCGAATGTTGCGGTGCGCACCAAGGTGCGCATGAGCCTTGTCCTGCGTGCCATGCTTGAGCGTGGCGAACTCGATGCGGCCATCATCCAGGTCTTCGACCACGAGGTACGATCCGCCGACGTCGTGCTCTACCGTGAAGGGCTGCACTGGGTGAAGCATCCGGATCTGGCGCTCCCGCAGGACGGCCCGATCCCGTTTCTCTCGTTTGATGACGAGTGCTTCTACCGGCAGTGGGCGCTCGACATCGGTCAGGACGATGCTGTTCTCGAAACCATCTTCGAATGTTCCAGTGCTGCCGGGATCGTCTCGGCCGTCAACGCGGCCATGGGGGTGGCCCTGTTGAGTGACCGCCATATCAGGGGAGAGATGCATATCGTCACTGAGCGGCTTCCCCGGCCGCCATCCCTGACCTATGTCGTGCGCCGCGCACGGAAATCACGAAACCCGGCGCTCGACAGTCTGGTCGGCGAAATCGAACGGGACACCACCCGCCACGGAGGCCTTGCCCTCGCCGGCTGA
- a CDS encoding DMT family transporter yields MSGISPSSVTVNRHPLLWPLLATLLIIGWSSGFVGIRYANQEASVMLLLFWRTLLSGLILLPFALAIGPRLSWRAIRDQALFGIMSVFLYLGGFALAIEQKVPTGLVALIADLLPLAIAALSQPVLGERLTRRQWLGTAIAVIGVLIVSFDSLSFGTAPAWAYGLTAGSMLIFAVASVLHRRRRTQHMPVHQSLCIQTLMGSVLFGLCAWTQGSLAPPMSRDFAIGMIWLVLISTFLAYAVYYTSLRLFPVAKVSAAIYLSPPVTMLWAWMLFSEPLTAAMFAGLAVTLAGVWMTSRG; encoded by the coding sequence ATGTCCGGCATCTCCCCGTCTTCCGTCACCGTCAATCGCCACCCTTTGCTATGGCCATTGCTCGCCACGTTGCTGATCATCGGATGGAGTTCGGGTTTCGTGGGCATCCGGTATGCAAACCAGGAGGCAAGCGTCATGCTTCTGCTGTTCTGGCGGACGCTGCTTTCCGGGCTGATCCTTCTGCCTTTCGCCCTGGCGATCGGTCCCCGACTATCCTGGCGTGCGATCAGAGATCAGGCCCTGTTCGGCATCATGTCCGTATTCCTGTATCTCGGCGGCTTTGCACTCGCCATTGAGCAGAAGGTGCCAACGGGGCTGGTCGCGCTGATCGCCGACCTGTTGCCACTGGCGATCGCCGCCCTGTCCCAACCGGTTCTCGGCGAACGGCTGACGCGGCGGCAATGGCTGGGCACGGCGATTGCCGTCATTGGTGTCTTAATCGTGTCTTTCGACAGCCTCAGTTTCGGCACGGCTCCAGCCTGGGCCTACGGGCTGACCGCCGGTTCCATGCTGATATTCGCCGTCGCCTCGGTTTTGCACCGGCGCCGCAGGACGCAGCATATGCCGGTTCATCAGAGCCTCTGCATCCAGACCCTGATGGGGTCGGTTCTCTTCGGCCTGTGTGCGTGGACGCAGGGCAGCCTGGCGCCACCGATGAGCCGCGATTTCGCAATCGGGATGATCTGGCTGGTTCTGATTTCGACATTCCTCGCCTATGCCGTCTACTATACCAGTCTGCGGCTGTTTCCGGTGGCGAAAGTCAGCGCGGCGATCTATCTCAGCCCGCCCGTGACGATGCTCTGGGCCTGGATGCTGTTTTCAGAACCCCTGACGGCTGCAATGTTTGCCGGGTTGGCGGTGACGCTGGCCGGCGTGTGGATGACATCGCGCGGGTGA